One Microbacterium trichothecenolyticum DNA window includes the following coding sequences:
- a CDS encoding anti-sigma factor, whose product MNERDFADLAAGHALNALSDADERAYQEALAGHPQWELHVRRAADAVAAISDTIEPVEPPASVRASLFARISELPQEQPAFAADPLESDAEDFAAAGPAPVDPEADVPRPAASFGWGRRRWFTLAASVAAVLVLGFGAVTVGQLMAPPAAVVALEQIEQAPDARSASTTMADGTVATAHWSPSTGQSVLVTDGMPALASGTTYELWFVRGETPIAAGTFEPDADGKAVAVLDGEMHAGDVIAVTIEPAGGSPDGTPSTEPVVAVATA is encoded by the coding sequence GTGAACGAGAGGGATTTCGCCGACCTCGCTGCCGGTCACGCGCTCAACGCGCTGTCGGACGCAGATGAACGCGCGTACCAGGAGGCTCTGGCGGGACATCCGCAGTGGGAGCTCCATGTCCGCCGTGCCGCCGACGCGGTAGCCGCCATCAGCGACACCATCGAGCCCGTCGAGCCGCCGGCGTCCGTTCGCGCCTCGCTGTTCGCCCGGATCTCGGAGCTGCCGCAGGAGCAGCCTGCCTTCGCAGCCGATCCCCTCGAGTCCGATGCCGAAGACTTCGCCGCCGCAGGCCCCGCACCGGTCGATCCCGAGGCCGACGTCCCGCGTCCCGCGGCGTCCTTCGGGTGGGGCCGGCGCCGATGGTTCACGTTGGCCGCCTCGGTCGCAGCCGTCCTCGTGCTGGGCTTCGGCGCCGTCACGGTGGGGCAGCTGATGGCTCCTCCGGCCGCCGTCGTCGCGCTGGAGCAGATCGAGCAGGCGCCCGATGCCCGCTCGGCGTCGACCACCATGGCCGATGGCACGGTCGCGACGGCGCACTGGTCACCATCGACGGGGCAGAGCGTGCTGGTCACCGACGGCATGCCCGCCCTCGCGTCGGGAACGACCTACGAACTCTGGTTCGTTCGCGGAGAGACGCCGATCGCCGCGGGCACCTTCGAACCGGATGCCGACGGCAAGGCCGTCGCGGTTCTCGACGGCGAGATGCACGCCGGCGATGTCATCGCCGTCACGATCGAGCCCGCGGGAGGCTCGCCAGACGGTACCCCCAGCACGGAGCCGGTGGTCGCGGTCGCGACGGCCTGA
- a CDS encoding DNA-directed RNA polymerase subunit beta, which yields MSDSPREFHKPVRRPAELFDRLFSAEDPAEVSRVAHSTAQALLSRVRADPTVDVVERLVAFTDDHGIDDIAELWSRSPARSLPGALWRLYLLQLMIHDDAATAALLYERGRVEMTTVDPVVAGAPAPAGPEELVQLIDTILRGLFEGDFAVALDRAAAFCRVQAAGSTHLADDYENTESERATALTTRALRLSTYADDLAAAASLWRRDALS from the coding sequence ATGAGCGATTCCCCGCGCGAGTTCCACAAGCCGGTGCGGCGACCTGCCGAGCTGTTCGACCGTCTGTTCTCGGCCGAAGACCCGGCCGAGGTGTCGCGCGTGGCGCACAGCACCGCGCAGGCCCTGCTCTCGCGGGTACGTGCAGACCCGACGGTCGACGTCGTCGAACGCCTGGTCGCTTTCACCGACGATCACGGCATCGACGACATCGCCGAGCTGTGGTCGCGTTCGCCGGCTCGCTCACTCCCGGGCGCGCTGTGGCGGCTGTACCTGCTGCAGCTGATGATCCACGACGACGCAGCGACCGCGGCCCTGCTGTACGAGCGTGGACGCGTCGAGATGACGACGGTCGATCCCGTGGTGGCCGGGGCGCCGGCCCCCGCCGGACCGGAAGAACTGGTGCAGCTGATCGACACGATCCTCCGGGGGCTCTTCGAGGGCGATTTCGCCGTCGCCCTCGATCGTGCCGCGGCGTTCTGCCGCGTTCAGGCGGCCGGCTCCACCCACCTCGCCGACGACTACGAGAACACCGAGTCGGAGCGGGCGACGGCATTGACCACGCGGGCGCTGCGCCTGTCGACGTACGCCGACGACCTCGCGGCCGCGGCATCGTTGTGGCGCCGAGACGCACTGTCCTGA
- a CDS encoding aminodeoxychorismate lyase produces the protein MAWRSAVSIDPVASDDRRTDFADTITMIDPGAPAVLIGDLSAQRGDGIFESLGVVDGHVQEVGPHLARLAHSAGLCDLPAPNLAQWRAAIERIAVEAGPGENVIKLILSRGLDQGPAPTAWVTLATAPDSARARRDGVRVVTLDRGYTLDVPARAPWLLLGAKTLSYATNMAAIREAHRRGADDAVFATSDGFVLEAPTASVVLRVGDRFVTPAPQAGILHGTTQLSLFAHLETRGFDTAYENVPIADLETADAAWLLSSVRLAAPIASVDGRDKSIDRALTAEINAYLLAPRD, from the coding sequence ATGGCTTGGCGCTCCGCTGTCTCGATCGACCCCGTGGCATCCGACGATCGGAGGACGGACTTCGCCGACACGATCACGATGATCGACCCCGGGGCGCCCGCGGTCCTCATCGGAGATCTGAGCGCGCAGCGCGGCGACGGCATCTTCGAGTCGCTGGGCGTCGTCGACGGGCACGTGCAAGAGGTGGGCCCGCACCTCGCGCGTCTCGCGCATTCCGCCGGCCTCTGCGACTTGCCGGCACCGAACCTCGCCCAGTGGCGGGCCGCCATCGAGCGGATCGCCGTCGAGGCCGGCCCCGGCGAGAACGTCATCAAGCTCATCCTCAGTCGCGGTCTCGACCAGGGGCCCGCCCCCACCGCGTGGGTCACCCTGGCCACGGCGCCCGACAGCGCGCGCGCTCGTCGCGACGGCGTGCGCGTCGTCACCCTGGACCGGGGATACACCCTCGACGTTCCCGCGCGCGCTCCGTGGCTGCTGCTGGGGGCCAAGACCCTGTCGTACGCCACGAACATGGCCGCCATCCGCGAGGCGCACCGCCGCGGTGCCGACGACGCCGTCTTCGCGACCAGTGATGGTTTCGTGCTCGAGGCGCCCACGGCATCCGTGGTCTTGCGTGTCGGTGACCGCTTCGTGACGCCGGCGCCGCAGGCCGGCATCCTGCACGGCACGACGCAGCTGAGCCTGTTCGCCCACCTCGAGACCCGCGGTTTCGATACCGCATACGAGAACGTGCCGATCGCCGACCTCGAGACCGCGGATGCCGCGTGGCTCCTGTCGAGCGTGCGGCTGGCGGCCCCGATCGCGAGCGTCGACGGCCGCGACAAGAGCATCGACCGGGCGCTCACCGCCGAGATCAACGCCTACTTGCTCGCTCCCCGCGACTGA
- the pstB gene encoding phosphate ABC transporter ATP-binding protein PstB, translating to MSKSIEVQDLNVYYSDFLAVEGVSIDIEPRSVTAFIGPSGCGKSTFLRTLNRMHEVIPGGRVEGRVLIDGDDLYGPGVDPVLVRRHVGMVFQRPNPFPTMSIRENVLAGAKLNDKRMAKSDADALVEKSLQGANLWNEVKDRLDKPGGGLSGGQQQRLCIARAIAVSPDVLLMDEPCSALDPISTFAIEELISELKNDYTIVIVTHNMQQASRVSDKTAFFNIAGTGKPGKLIEYNDTSAIFTAPSVQATEDYVSGRFG from the coding sequence GTGTCCAAGAGCATCGAGGTCCAGGACCTCAACGTCTACTACAGCGACTTCCTCGCGGTCGAGGGCGTCTCCATCGACATCGAGCCCCGCTCGGTCACCGCCTTCATCGGTCCGTCGGGCTGCGGCAAGTCCACGTTCCTGCGCACCCTCAACCGCATGCACGAGGTGATCCCCGGCGGCCGGGTCGAGGGGCGCGTGCTCATCGACGGCGACGACCTCTACGGACCGGGCGTCGACCCGGTGCTGGTGCGTCGCCACGTCGGCATGGTCTTCCAGCGCCCGAACCCGTTCCCCACGATGTCGATCCGCGAGAACGTGCTGGCCGGCGCGAAGCTCAACGACAAGCGCATGGCCAAGAGCGACGCCGACGCCCTCGTCGAGAAGTCGCTGCAGGGCGCGAACCTCTGGAACGAGGTCAAGGACCGTCTCGACAAGCCCGGCGGCGGCCTGTCCGGTGGTCAGCAGCAGCGTCTGTGCATCGCCCGCGCGATCGCCGTCTCTCCCGACGTGCTGCTGATGGACGAGCCCTGCTCGGCGCTCGACCCCATCTCGACCTTCGCGATCGAGGAGCTCATCTCGGAGCTGAAGAACGACTACACGATCGTGATCGTGACCCACAACATGCAGCAGGCCTCGCGCGTCAGCGACAAGACGGCGTTCTTCAACATCGCCGGCACCGGCAAGCCCGGCAAGCTCATCGAGTACAACGACACCTCGGCGATCTTCACCGCACCGTCGGTGCAGGCCACCGAGGACTACGTCTCCGGCCGCTTCGGATAA
- the pstA gene encoding phosphate ABC transporter permease PstA, with translation MTASAPSAPLALTSGRLPRFIEPALLAGVAVVIAALQLIMGEFNVATWLIFSALVYLIAIGIGSSIVENRRKAVDRVVRGLVTVAFLLAVAPLVSTLYTVVSKGLAVVNWQFITQVGGTSFDPNTLEVVATAGAWQAIAGTLIITGIAALISVPIGILAAVYLVEYAQPSNPLRRAITFLVDVMTGIPSIVAGLFAFSLFSLIVGPKAFSGFSASIALCVLMIPIVIRSTEEMLRLVPADLREASLALGVPRSATIVKVVLRTAASGIITGVVLAVARVVGETAPIFIAASFTDNFNANPFEGPMQTLPVMAYTAYSFPGQDIDASQAQAWGAAFLLVVLVVIFNLIARVVAAVFAPKSR, from the coding sequence GTGACCGCCTCCGCTCCCTCCGCTCCGCTCGCGCTGACGAGCGGCCGACTCCCGCGGTTCATCGAGCCCGCGCTGCTCGCCGGCGTCGCCGTCGTGATCGCCGCGCTGCAACTGATCATGGGCGAGTTCAACGTCGCCACCTGGCTGATCTTCTCGGCCCTGGTGTACCTGATCGCGATCGGCATCGGCTCCTCGATCGTCGAGAACCGTCGCAAGGCCGTCGACCGGGTCGTGCGCGGCCTCGTCACCGTCGCCTTCCTGCTCGCCGTCGCACCCCTCGTGTCGACCCTGTACACGGTCGTGTCCAAGGGCCTCGCGGTGGTCAACTGGCAATTCATCACGCAGGTGGGGGGCACCTCGTTCGATCCGAACACCCTCGAGGTCGTCGCCACCGCCGGCGCGTGGCAGGCGATCGCGGGAACGCTCATCATCACGGGCATCGCCGCGCTCATCTCGGTGCCGATCGGCATCCTGGCAGCCGTCTACCTCGTCGAGTACGCCCAGCCGAGCAATCCGCTGCGGCGTGCGATCACCTTCCTCGTCGACGTGATGACGGGTATCCCCTCGATCGTTGCCGGTCTGTTCGCGTTCTCGCTGTTCAGCCTGATCGTCGGACCCAAGGCGTTCAGCGGGTTCTCGGCATCCATCGCCCTGTGCGTGCTGATGATCCCTATCGTCATCCGCTCCACCGAGGAGATGCTGCGCCTGGTTCCGGCCGACCTCCGCGAGGCCTCTCTCGCGCTCGGCGTGCCCCGGTCGGCGACGATCGTCAAGGTCGTGCTGCGCACCGCGGCTTCGGGCATCATCACCGGCGTGGTCCTCGCGGTGGCTCGCGTGGTCGGTGAGACGGCGCCGATCTTCATCGCCGCGAGCTTCACCGACAATTTCAACGCCAATCCGTTCGAGGGCCCGATGCAGACCCTCCCCGTCATGGCCTACACCGCGTACAGCTTCCCCGGCCAGGACATCGACGCCTCTCAGGCCCAGGCCTGGGGTGCGGCATTCCTGCTGGTCGTCCTCGTCGTCATCTTCAACCTGATCGCCCGGGTCGTCGCGGCCGTGTTCGCGCCGAAGTCCCGCTGA
- the pstC gene encoding phosphate ABC transporter permease subunit PstC, with product MTDTVADTETAPSSPPAPRSSIVGTRRVGDTVFLGLSTTAAVSIMLILAGVAIFLILRGLPAITANWSEGDLAGYQNGAWTNFWDYVGPLLFGSIWAALIAMVIGAPVAIGIALFISHYAPRKVAGALGYIVDLLAAVPSIVFGLWGIIVMRPLLLPVSDFLNEYLGWIPLFQGPVSTTGSTMFTGGVVLAVMILPIVTSITREIFLQTPRLHEEAALALGATRWEMIRLAVFPYARSGMVSATLLGLGRALGETMAIALIISPSLIYSVLLLTDGYNSQTIAANIALNFPIATDLQRSALIGTGLMLFVVSLAVNMFARYIIAATGPGAKGRKKGKRS from the coding sequence GTGACTGACACCGTCGCTGACACAGAGACCGCCCCGTCGTCCCCGCCGGCGCCCCGATCGAGCATCGTCGGCACGCGCCGCGTCGGCGACACCGTCTTCCTCGGCCTGTCGACCACGGCGGCCGTGTCGATCATGCTCATCCTGGCCGGCGTCGCGATCTTCCTGATCCTGCGAGGCCTGCCGGCCATCACGGCCAACTGGAGCGAGGGCGACCTCGCCGGTTACCAGAACGGGGCGTGGACGAACTTCTGGGATTACGTCGGACCGCTGCTGTTCGGCAGCATCTGGGCCGCCCTGATCGCCATGGTCATCGGTGCCCCCGTCGCCATCGGCATCGCCCTGTTCATCTCGCACTACGCTCCGCGCAAGGTCGCGGGAGCCCTCGGCTACATCGTCGACCTGCTGGCCGCGGTCCCCTCGATCGTGTTCGGCCTCTGGGGCATCATCGTGATGCGCCCCCTGCTGCTGCCCGTGAGCGACTTCCTCAACGAATACCTCGGCTGGATCCCGCTGTTCCAGGGCCCGGTGTCGACGACCGGTTCGACGATGTTCACCGGTGGTGTGGTGCTCGCTGTCATGATCCTGCCGATCGTGACGTCGATCACCCGCGAGATCTTCCTGCAGACCCCGCGCCTGCACGAGGAAGCCGCTCTCGCCCTCGGCGCCACGCGGTGGGAGATGATCCGCCTGGCCGTCTTCCCCTACGCCCGCAGCGGCATGGTGTCGGCGACGCTCCTGGGCCTGGGGCGCGCGCTCGGTGAGACGATGGCGATCGCGCTCATCATCTCGCCCAGCCTCATCTACTCGGTGCTGCTGCTGACCGACGGGTACAACTCCCAGACGATCGCCGCCAATATCGCGCTGAACTTCCCCATCGCCACCGACCTGCAGCGTTCCGCCCTGATCGGTACGGGCCTGATGCTGTTCGTCGTCTCGCTCGCGGTCAACATGTTCGCGCGCTACATCATCGCCGCGACGGGCCCGGGCGCCAAGGGCCGCAAGAAGGGAAAGCGCTCGTGA
- a CDS encoding phosphate ABC transporter substrate-binding protein PstS gives MKISRLAQLGTVAAVASLTLAGCAGPSGSGGAAGTSASPTSADVAFTIDPNLSGTITAGGSSAQSNAQAAWTSAYNAQAKGVTINYDKSQGSGGGVTNFLSGAYDFAGSDSPLNADQTSQSKALCTEGGVNIPVYLDGVAIIFNIPGVSSLKLSGETIAKIFALQITDWSDPAITADNGTALPAGAITTVARSDGSGTTQNFTNYLAATQSSVWSFPAGKDWPVEGNVSKQKGGSGVVEAVKAGSGTIGYADHSAIGDLKSVAVIQDGTALPYSAEAVSKTFELAAVDASNGVPGDLSKKFDYSKLTAETYPIPLVSYAITCSTFKDTKQSELVKSYLGFVTSTLGQQVAAKNAGSAPLPDSVLSAAAKTLSAIK, from the coding sequence GTGAAGATCTCCCGACTCGCCCAGCTGGGCACCGTGGCCGCCGTGGCCTCCCTGACCCTCGCCGGCTGCGCCGGCCCCTCGGGCTCCGGTGGTGCCGCCGGCACCTCGGCCTCCCCCACGTCCGCCGATGTGGCGTTCACGATCGACCCCAACCTCTCGGGCACGATCACCGCCGGAGGCTCGAGCGCCCAGTCCAACGCGCAGGCCGCGTGGACCAGCGCCTACAACGCCCAGGCGAAGGGCGTCACGATCAACTACGACAAGTCGCAGGGCTCCGGCGGCGGTGTCACCAACTTCCTGAGCGGCGCGTACGACTTCGCCGGCTCCGACTCGCCGCTGAACGCCGACCAGACCTCGCAGTCGAAGGCGCTGTGCACCGAGGGCGGCGTCAACATCCCCGTCTACCTCGACGGCGTCGCGATCATCTTCAACATCCCCGGTGTCAGCTCGCTGAAGCTCTCGGGTGAGACGATCGCCAAGATCTTCGCGCTGCAGATCACCGACTGGTCCGACCCGGCCATCACCGCCGACAACGGCACCGCGCTCCCCGCCGGCGCCATCACGACCGTCGCCCGCTCGGACGGCTCGGGCACCACGCAGAACTTCACCAACTACCTCGCGGCGACGCAGTCGTCGGTCTGGTCCTTCCCCGCGGGCAAGGACTGGCCGGTCGAGGGCAACGTCTCGAAGCAGAAGGGCGGCTCCGGCGTCGTCGAGGCCGTCAAGGCCGGCTCCGGCACCATCGGCTACGCCGACCACTCGGCCATCGGCGACCTGAAGTCGGTCGCGGTCATCCAGGACGGCACCGCGCTGCCCTACAGCGCCGAGGCCGTGTCGAAGACGTTCGAGCTCGCCGCCGTCGATGCCAGCAACGGCGTTCCGGGCGACCTGTCGAAGAAGTTCGACTACTCCAAGCTCACCGCCGAGACCTACCCGATCCCGCTGGTGTCGTACGCCATCACCTGCTCGACGTTCAAGGACACCAAGCAGTCCGAGCTGGTGAAGTCGTACCTCGGCTTCGTCACGAGCACCCTCGGTCAGCAGGTCGCGGCGAAGAACGCCGGTTCGGCCCCGCTGCCCGACTCGGTCCTCTCGGCTGCCGCCAAGACCCTCTCGGCCATCAAGTAA
- a CDS encoding Pls/PosA family non-ribosomal peptide synthetase — protein sequence MTTPAPAAQAPLDRRAAAAPARTLIDLLADVAARHPEASAIDDGSGALSYRELLARVWRTAAALHEAGVRRGDRVGVRMPSGSKELYVSILAVMAAGAAYVPVDADDPDERARLVFAEAAVKGIVAGDGEFIAADDCLVRLYDGDAPHPSTNAVPVVAPPTVEDDAWIIFTSGSTGVPKGVAVTHRCAAAFVEAEARIFLRDEPLGPGDRVLAGLSVAFDASCEEMWLAWGHGACLVPAPRSLVRSGEDLAPWLLRQGITVVSTVPTLAAMWPADSIENVRLLIFGGEACPPELAARLVADGREVWNTYGPTEATVVACAAPLDGTLPVRIGLPLDGWALAVVDAEGRPVAEGEVGELIIGGVGLARYLDPAKDAEKYAPMPTLGWERAYRSGDLVRFEPEGLVFQGRADDQVKVGGRRIELGEVESALQDLAGVSAATVAVRTTGAGVPVLVGYLVMDEGVELDRAAARTALAQRLPAATIPLLGVVDALPVRTSGKVDRAALPWPLPGADMPAATDFSADEAWLAAQWQAVLGLPVTERKADFFDLGGGSLAAAQLVSRIRARVPEFSVADIYDVPRLGAMAKALGPQLADETPAQFHRPAPTPRTTQWAQTLLGAPLFVLAGVRWLLYLLTASAILRLLPGFEVLPSVPWPVLVVGLLLFATPFGRMAIAVASARLLLAGVRPGDYPRGGWVHVRLWLAEQIADQVDAVGLAGAPWVSYYARALGARIGRNVDLHALPPVTGMLVVGDGASIEPEVDLTGYWIDGDLVRIGEVRIGADATVGARSTLAPGTRIGRRAEIAPGSAVFGRVKADQSWAGSPAVRVGGTAKGWPMERPPAPTRWLWAYAASAVVLALLPLAAFTVGGLVIAQGIRGAGSLAEAAGWAFAWLVPAVAVTGLVFAASVVLLVRVLSLGLREGTHPVRSRVAWQAWSIERLLDAARTILFPLYSSLFTPVWLRLLGAEVGRDVEASTVLLIPSMTRIEDGAFLADDTMVASYELRAGWMRIGPVRIGKRAFLGNSGMAAPGHRVPRDGLVAVLSAAPVKAKAGSSWLGSPAVRLRRLSAEGDESRTYRPTAALRLARTLWELCRFVPVVVTCGIGSGVLFALAGLWEAVGPVWTLLLSGVVLLAAGAVAAAISTAAKWAIVGVIRAGEQPLWSSFVWRTEVSDTFTEMVAAPWFARAAAGTPALAVWLRSLGARIGTGVWCESYWLPEPDLVTLGAASTVNRGCVVQTHLFHDRIMSMDTVELEPGATLGPHSVVLPASTLGAHATVGPASLVMRGETVPVGSRWSGNPIGPWRAVKVRAYQSTT from the coding sequence GTGACGACTCCTGCCCCCGCTGCACAGGCTCCGCTCGACCGACGTGCTGCCGCGGCGCCCGCGCGCACGCTCATCGATCTGCTCGCCGACGTCGCCGCACGGCATCCGGAAGCCTCCGCGATCGACGACGGCTCGGGAGCCCTCAGCTACCGCGAGCTGCTCGCTCGCGTGTGGCGCACGGCTGCGGCCCTGCACGAGGCGGGTGTTCGTCGCGGCGACCGTGTGGGTGTGCGGATGCCGTCGGGCTCGAAAGAGCTGTACGTGTCGATCCTGGCGGTCATGGCCGCCGGCGCCGCGTACGTGCCGGTGGATGCCGACGACCCCGACGAGCGCGCACGGCTGGTGTTCGCAGAGGCGGCGGTGAAGGGCATCGTCGCGGGCGACGGCGAGTTCATCGCCGCGGACGATTGCCTCGTCCGTCTCTACGACGGCGACGCTCCGCACCCGAGTACGAACGCGGTACCCGTGGTGGCACCGCCCACGGTCGAGGACGACGCCTGGATCATCTTCACCTCGGGCTCGACGGGCGTGCCGAAGGGGGTGGCGGTCACGCACCGCTGCGCCGCGGCGTTCGTGGAGGCGGAGGCGCGCATCTTCCTGCGGGACGAGCCGCTGGGCCCCGGCGACCGCGTGCTCGCCGGTCTCTCGGTGGCGTTCGACGCCTCGTGCGAGGAGATGTGGCTGGCGTGGGGGCACGGCGCATGCCTCGTGCCCGCGCCCCGCTCGCTCGTACGCTCGGGCGAGGACCTCGCGCCCTGGCTCCTTCGCCAGGGCATCACGGTCGTGTCGACCGTGCCCACGCTCGCGGCGATGTGGCCCGCCGACTCGATCGAGAACGTGCGCCTGCTCATCTTCGGTGGCGAGGCGTGCCCGCCCGAACTGGCCGCTCGTCTGGTGGCCGACGGGCGCGAGGTCTGGAACACCTACGGACCCACCGAGGCCACCGTCGTCGCGTGCGCCGCCCCGCTCGATGGCACACTGCCGGTGCGCATCGGCCTGCCCTTGGACGGCTGGGCCCTGGCGGTCGTGGATGCCGAGGGCCGGCCCGTCGCCGAGGGCGAAGTGGGCGAGCTCATCATCGGCGGCGTCGGACTGGCGCGGTATCTCGACCCCGCGAAGGATGCCGAGAAGTACGCGCCCATGCCGACTCTCGGTTGGGAACGCGCCTACCGTTCCGGCGACCTCGTGCGCTTCGAGCCCGAGGGCCTGGTGTTCCAGGGGCGCGCCGACGACCAGGTCAAGGTGGGTGGTCGGCGCATCGAGCTGGGCGAGGTCGAGTCCGCCCTGCAAGACCTGGCCGGGGTGAGCGCGGCGACCGTCGCGGTGCGCACCACCGGGGCAGGGGTTCCCGTGCTCGTGGGCTACCTCGTGATGGACGAAGGCGTCGAGCTCGACCGTGCCGCGGCGCGCACCGCCCTCGCGCAACGCCTCCCGGCGGCGACCATCCCGTTGCTCGGCGTCGTCGATGCTCTGCCGGTGCGCACGTCGGGCAAGGTCGACCGTGCCGCACTGCCGTGGCCGCTGCCGGGTGCCGATATGCCGGCCGCGACCGACTTCTCGGCCGACGAGGCCTGGTTGGCCGCGCAGTGGCAGGCCGTACTGGGCCTTCCCGTCACCGAGCGCAAGGCCGACTTCTTCGACCTCGGCGGCGGCTCCCTCGCCGCCGCGCAGCTCGTCTCGCGCATCCGCGCACGCGTGCCCGAGTTCTCGGTCGCCGACATCTACGACGTCCCGCGCCTGGGAGCGATGGCCAAGGCGCTCGGTCCCCAGCTGGCCGACGAGACGCCCGCGCAGTTCCACCGCCCTGCCCCGACGCCGCGCACGACCCAGTGGGCGCAGACGCTTCTCGGTGCCCCGCTCTTCGTGCTCGCGGGTGTGCGATGGCTGCTGTACCTGCTCACCGCCTCGGCGATCCTGCGGCTCCTGCCGGGTTTCGAGGTGCTGCCGTCTGTCCCGTGGCCGGTGCTGGTGGTCGGGCTGCTGCTGTTCGCGACGCCGTTCGGACGCATGGCGATCGCCGTGGCATCCGCTCGTCTCCTTCTCGCGGGCGTGCGGCCGGGCGACTACCCGCGCGGGGGTTGGGTGCACGTCCGGCTCTGGCTGGCCGAGCAGATCGCCGACCAGGTGGATGCCGTGGGCCTGGCCGGAGCGCCGTGGGTGTCGTACTACGCCCGGGCGCTCGGTGCGCGCATCGGTCGCAACGTCGACCTGCACGCCCTGCCGCCTGTCACGGGCATGCTCGTCGTCGGCGACGGCGCCTCGATCGAGCCCGAGGTCGATCTGACGGGGTACTGGATCGACGGTGACCTCGTGCGCATCGGCGAGGTGCGCATCGGGGCCGATGCCACCGTCGGGGCGCGCTCGACCCTGGCGCCGGGAACCCGCATCGGGCGCCGCGCCGAGATCGCCCCCGGCTCCGCGGTGTTCGGCCGGGTGAAGGCCGACCAATCGTGGGCCGGGTCGCCCGCCGTCCGCGTCGGAGGCACGGCGAAGGGGTGGCCGATGGAGCGTCCGCCCGCGCCCACCCGCTGGTTGTGGGCCTACGCGGCCTCGGCCGTCGTGCTCGCCCTGCTGCCGCTGGCCGCGTTCACCGTGGGCGGGCTGGTCATCGCCCAGGGCATCCGCGGGGCGGGATCGCTCGCCGAAGCCGCGGGGTGGGCCTTCGCCTGGCTCGTCCCGGCCGTCGCGGTCACGGGCCTCGTGTTCGCGGCATCCGTGGTCCTTCTCGTGCGCGTGCTCTCACTCGGGCTGAGGGAGGGGACCCACCCGGTGCGCAGCCGTGTCGCGTGGCAGGCGTGGAGCATCGAGAGGCTTCTGGATGCCGCCCGCACCATCCTCTTCCCGCTGTACTCGTCGCTGTTCACCCCCGTCTGGCTGCGATTGCTCGGTGCCGAGGTGGGCCGTGACGTCGAGGCATCAACCGTGCTGCTCATTCCCTCGATGACGCGCATCGAAGACGGCGCGTTCCTCGCCGACGACACCATGGTGGCCTCCTACGAACTGCGCGCCGGGTGGATGCGCATCGGGCCGGTGCGCATCGGCAAGCGCGCCTTCCTCGGCAACTCCGGAATGGCCGCGCCCGGGCACCGTGTGCCCCGCGACGGACTCGTCGCCGTGCTGTCGGCCGCGCCGGTCAAGGCCAAGGCCGGGTCGTCGTGGCTCGGCTCGCCCGCGGTGCGCCTGCGGCGCCTGTCGGCCGAGGGCGACGAGTCGCGCACGTACCGCCCGACGGCGGCGCTACGCCTGGCGCGGACGCTCTGGGAGCTCTGTCGTTTCGTGCCCGTCGTCGTCACCTGCGGCATCGGCTCGGGGGTGCTGTTCGCGCTCGCCGGCTTGTGGGAGGCTGTCGGGCCGGTCTGGACGCTGCTTCTGTCGGGCGTCGTGCTCTTGGCCGCGGGAGCGGTCGCGGCGGCGATCTCGACCGCGGCGAAGTGGGCGATCGTCGGGGTGATCCGTGCCGGCGAGCAGCCCCTGTGGTCGAGTTTCGTGTGGCGCACCGAGGTGTCCGACACGTTCACCGAGATGGTGGCGGCTCCGTGGTTCGCCCGCGCGGCCGCCGGGACGCCCGCGCTGGCGGTGTGGTTGCGCAGCCTCGGGGCCCGCATCGGTACCGGCGTATGGTGCGAGAGCTACTGGCTGCCCGAGCCCGATCTGGTGAC